In Anthocerotibacter panamensis C109, the sequence CCCCTTGAATCTGACCGCCATCGGCATAGCCCACTTGATAGCTCATCCCTGCGGGATCGGCGGTTACAGGGGTCTGTCTGGCATCGATCCAATGCTCTTGAGCACCAGTATCTAGCAGGAGCGTGTGCGGTTGGCCCTGGATACGGGCGTCCAAACCGTAGAGCAGATAGCCTTGGTCCTGGATGGGGCGCACCCGGACAGTAACTTCCTGGGTCAGGCTCTGGCTCTGCGCCGCGCTAGTCAAGCCCCAACCAGCCAGTCCTGTGCACAGCATTCGTCGGTACATAGTGAACATTTAACATGAAAAAACCCCAACCGTGGGGCTAGGGCTAAACAGGGGGGAATCAAATTCTTATAGCTATAGCATCCCCGATGTACCCAGAGGCTTTGTGAAGCAAAGGACCAAATTGGATAAAGAAAACGTAAACTTTAAGACCGCCACCCCCCAGACCTAGCGGCAGAAGAAGCGTTGTCGCGCTTTACAGTGCCATACTTCACTAACGCGCTCATAGCGTATGCGTGTAATTCCTAATAGCCTTCCAAGGCTATGCACTCTTATATTTAAAATCAGTACCCATCCCCATAGTGTCCTAAGTCTACTAATCACCCTGAAGCAGCCAATTTTTAGGAGTAATTATGTCCATCTACGAATCACGTAAGCCAAAATCCTCCTCTGATGACCACATCTCGCAGCCGCGCAAGACTGCTACGTTTAAGCCGCCTGTAGTTCAGACGCAGCCCGTGGAAGATGAGCAACCCATGCCCGTCTACCGCTCAATAATCGATGATTTGCTCACCAATAACCCTTTTCAGCAAGTACCCGGTGAGCCCGCGTCCGGTGAGCGTAGACTATCCCCCATCCGCATTCCATCTGTCAGTGCGGAAGTCCAACGACAGGAGCAGACCAAGGAAGCCACACAGCAAGATCCTTGTCCCGTCTGTGCAGCAAGAGAACAGTCTGTACAAGAGGAGCCTCGGACTACGGCTATCCGGGAGTTACTGACGAATCTCACGGTACAGCGGCAGGTGGCAGCACAACCGGGGGGCGGACCGGACCCGGAGTGTAAGCGGCTCTTAGGCGAGATTCTGAGTTTCTTGTTTGGTGAGGCAGCGCATCATGTGGAGGGAGAAGCCTTCCAGGGAGTAGACCTGAAGCGGGGACTAATAGAGCGCCACGAGGACTTGCTGGTGGACGAACATGAACTCTACACCAAACATCAGACGCTGAAACAAGCCCACCCGCAATACGGCTCGTGGGAAGGGCATGTGAAGCGGTACAACAGTGACCGAGGGGGACTTGCGAATCGCCTGAACGAGTGGTTCAAAAACTTATGCGATGGCCCCGGTGGTACAGGTCTGCCTGAGCGGGTGCGCAATGTTATCAAGACAGCAACAGATTGGGCAGACCAAGACCCGCCCGAGCAACCACGCCAATTCACTAGTCTACCGGAGGCTCAACAGTCCTTGGCAGAGCAAGTTTTGAAGATGCTGGAAGTTCTGGGTATCTCAGTCTTTCTAGCAGGGGTGATTGTGGCAGCGCTAATTGACCCGGAGCCTGCTACTAAACTAGCCTTAATCGGGCTGACTGCGGTACAGATTCCGGTTTTACTGGCGTTAATCAAGCCCAAGTCTGAGCAGATTTAGCAGGGATCATGATGAATTTCACCGAACTAATGCTAGGAGAAGCAGATGACGGATATTCCTTTGTGGCGTGGCGGTGCTAGCACGAAGCTTGCGTGGCTACGTGCTCTGCGACTGCCCTCCTTACCGTGGGTTAAGCCCTTTTTGCCCCGCTTGGGTCTCCCTCAAGCTATCGTGGAGCACCCGGAAGTCCTAGTCCCGCTCCATGCACAAGCAGATCAAGAGTTTGAGGCTTTTTATCAGGCGAATGCAGGGTTAGGGTATGTTCCGGGATTGGAGGCGCATATCGCCCGCGAGGTAATAACTGGGGTATTGCGTCGTCTCGCTCAGGAGGTGGGGGAGCAGGTAGCGATTGACTTTGAGCGTTGGGCAAGGCGGCATGTGGTCTGTCGGGAGATTGAGCGGGGGCTTCGGGATTGGTGGCGTGTGCTCCTAAAGGCTTATCACGCGTCTATCTCACACCGTCAATTTTATCAGGAGCACCCTGAAAAAGCTCCGCCTGCTCCACCTAAAGCGCTAGTTCCGTTGCTACCCTTGGCGGCTGGATTTGCAGATCTTGTGCAGGGCAAACAACTCGATGCTGAAATACGTCACCATGCGCCACCACCTACCGAGGAGGATGCAGAGGGGTTAGACATGTCCATGGATGCGATGACAGTTGAGTTTATTATCAATAACGAACAAACTATCGCTGTACTACGCTCCCTTGCCGCTCACCTCAATGCTGAAGAGCGGGCTGAAGTAGTAGCGTGGGCGACAAGCCAAATTAACCAGTATGAAGGACAGACCCTTTCTGCTTTAGAGGAGTGCTTACAGACTGAGCCACCCTGCTCTGACGTGCCCCCGGCGATTTATTCCTATGGGAGTTCAAGTACCGTGTAATCCTAGCTCTTTATCAAGTGGCCGATAGGCCACGCAGGCTATCGGCGTAAAGCAAAGTTTCACCGATAGGGGTTGGAAGCTAGGATGCAGAGTGCATCCTGAACTCGGTGTTACCCCTTGAGCCCACCCCTTAACCCCCGTACAGAGGAAACGCGTTTAGCCAGACCTCCGGTTGAGAATACGCGCAGCGAGCATGGCTGCCCCAAAGCCGTTGTCGATGTTCACAACCGCCAGACCACTTGCACAACTGTTGAGCATAGACAAGAGCGCAGCCACCCCGCCAAAGCTGGCTCCATAGCCGACACTGGTGGGCACGGCAATCACAGGCACAGACACCAATCCGCCCACCACACTGGGGAGCGCTCCTTCCATGCCCGCCGCCACAATCAGCACCTCTGCTTCTAGCAGACATTGGCGGTTGTCCAGCAGTCGGTGCAGTCCCGAGACCCCGACATCCCAAAGACGGGTCACCTGAAACCCACAGAGTTCAGCGGTCACCGCCGCCTCCTCCGCCACCGGAATATCCGTAGTTCCTGCGGTCACGAGGGTGATGCGACCGGGCTTGGGCTCTGGCTTACCGACTGCACAG encodes:
- the larB gene encoding nickel pincer cofactor biosynthesis protein LarB yields the protein MIDRAANAEDLHHLLTQVAAGTLSVEHAQQRLMAYEDLGFAKVDYQRADRQGFPEVVWGLGKSAGQIAEILDKLQAQHPIALATRIEPSSFVEIAQRLPLAHYYPLARICAVGKPEPKPGRITLVTAGTTDIPVAEEAAVTAELCGFQVTRLWDVGVSGLHRLLDNRQCLLEAEVLIVAAGMEGALPSVVGGLVSVPVIAVPTSVGYGASFGGVAALLSMLNSCASGLAVVNIDNGFGAAMLAARILNRRSG